One Thiocapsa sp. genomic window, AGAAGGCCGCCGCGCGCGCCGGCGACGGTCCCCTGATCGCCGCCGCGCATGATCGCGGCGGCGCGCCGCTCTCTTTCCATGCACCCGACCAGATCGCCTTGCTCGAACTGTTCGACGGCGCACACCTGATCCCGGTGACCGGACGCAATGGCGCCGCGCTGGACCGCGTCGTCAGCCCGCGCTTTGAGAGTTTCAGGATCACCGGCCATGGCGCCATGATCTACGATGTGGACGGCGCGCCGCTGGCGTCCTGGCACGCGCGGATTCAGGCCGAAGCCATGCGCCTGGAGCCGCTCTTCGAGGCCCTGTTGCGGACCCTCGACGAGCAGTTTGCACCGCGCGCGCCGGCGTGGCGCTGGAGGTTGATCGAGGATGCCGCGGTCCCCGTCTACATTACCGTCAAGGCCGAGGCGAATGTCCCGTTGCCCGAGGCAGCGACGTTGCAAAGTGTGCTGGACGCCCGGGGGCTGGATGACTGGCGCGTCCACTGCAACGGGCGCAACGCGGCCTTGCTCCCCCCTTACGCCTGCAAGGCCGCCGCCGTGCGCCATCTCATGGAGCTGATCGCCGCGCAGGCACCACGGACGCTGTTCATCGGCCTGGGCGACAGCAACTCGGACACCCCCTATCTGAAGCTCTGCCATTTTGCGCTGACGCCGCGCGACAGCCAGATCCACCAAGAGTTATGGACGTGAGCACCTGGGATCAGCCTCCTGCCGGCGCGCCGAAGCAGCCCTTCTCAGGCAGCTATCAACTGGATGACTGTCAGTTTCTGCTCAAACCTCTGCATCTGGAGCCGATTGCGCTGCGCGAGAAGGAGCGGCTCATCCAGTCTGGAGAGCGCCATTACAGCGAGATGCTGAGCGAAGAGGCGCCCCCGACAGCGACCTATCTGGAGCTCTTTCGCGCGCTCACCCTGACCTATGCCGAGCGCCTGGGGCAGGACATCGTCTCCCTGGCGGCCCACATCGGTGCGACCCGCACAGCCCCCGTGACCATCGTCTCGCTGGCCCGCGCCGGCACACCCGTCGGCGCCCTGCTGCAGCGTGCCTTGATCCGGCAGGGCAGTGCGCAGCCCCGTCACTACTCGGTGTCGATCATTCGCGATCGCGGGATCGACAACAACGCGCTGCGCCACATCCTGCGCGTGGATGCGCGCCCGCCGGCCGGCCTGGTGTTCGTCGACGGCTGGACCGCCAAGGGCGTGATCACCCGCGAGCTGCGCGCGGCGATCACACGCTGGAATCACGCCAATCCCGAGCAGCTCGACCCGCGTCTCTATGTGCTGAGCGATATCGGCGGAAGCGCCGACGTGGCCGCGACCGAGGAGGACTACGCCATCCCGTCGGGCATCCTCAACGCCACGGTCTCGGGCCTGGTCTCGCGCTCGCTGCTCAACGCGCAGATCGGTCCGCACGAGTTTCATGGCTGCGTCTACTACCAGGCGTTCGAACCCCTGGATCAATCGCGCTGGTTTCTCGATCAGGTGAGTCGGACCTTCGCGCGCGCACACGCACGACCCCTGCGCAGCCAACCGCGCGAGCAGCGTGCCCGCGCCACCCGGGACTGGTTAAGGCGCTGCATGGCGCAACACGCCATCACCGACTTAAACCTGGTGAAACCCGGCATCGCGGAGGCGACCCGGGTCTTGCTGCGCCGCATTCCCGACCGCCTGATCGTGCGTGATCCCGGCGCGGCGGATCTCCAACATCTCATGGCGCTCGCCGAGTCGCGTGCCGTGGCCGTCGAAATCGACCCGACCCTGCCCTTTCAGGCGGCTGCACTGATTCGCTCGTGTCGGGACCGTCCCGCGTCTGCGTCCGCGGCGAGTCGCGAGGAACCATGATCCGCACCCAGACCGACATCGCCTTGCCGGCGCTCCCTGCGCGGAGCCACCCCTATCTGAGCCTCGGCGCCTCGCTCTATATGCCGGCGACGCGGCGTGATGTGCGTGAGCTGCTGCGTGGGCACAAGCTCCCGGGGCTGCGCTCGCTCGTGCTCTGCACCGAAGACGCCGTGCACCCCGACTCCGTCGGCGAGGCCCTCGCCAATCTGCGACGGGTCCTCCCCGGTCTGGGCGAGCGCGGCCCGCTGCGCTTCATCCGCCCCCGCAGCCCGGAGGTGCTCGCCGAGATCCTCGACATGCCCGGCAGCACGAACCTGGATGGCGTGTGCCTGCCGAAGGTCGACGTGAACAACATCGGCGCCTTTCTGGAGGTGCTCGAGCAGGCTCCTCAGCTCCTCATCATGCCGATCATCGAGACCGAGGTCGCCTTCTGCGACACCGCACTGCAGGCGCTGCGGCGGCGTCTCGATACGGTGCGCGAGCGCGTGGCCTGCGTGCGCATCGGCGGCAATGATCTGCTGCAGATCCTCGGCATGAAGCGCCCGGCGCATCTCACCGCCTACGACACCCCGCTCGGTCTGGTGATCGATCGGCTCATCATTGCCCTGCGCCCGCACGGCTACGCGCTCTCGGCGCCGGTGTTCGAGCACATCGACCGTCCCGAGGTGCTGGAGCGCGAGCTGGTGCTCGATGTCGCCCGTGGACTCTTCGCCAAGACCGCCATCCATCCAACACAAACCGCCTTGATCGAGGCCGCTTATCGCGTCGCACCGGACGAGGCGGCGCTTGCCGAGGCCATTCTCGATCCCCGCGCGGCCGCCGTGTTTCGCTTTGCCGGTCAAATGGCGGAGACCGCGACGCATGGCCGTTGGGCACAACAGACCCTGGCACGCCGCGATGCCTACGCCGCCGACCCCGAGATGCCCGCGTGAGTGCGGCGCGGCCACTGGTCTGGTTCAACCACGGCCTGTCGCAGATCTACGATGCCGTGCGTCTCCTGCGCGAGGGCTCGGCGGGTGCGATTGCCGTCTGCGCCAGTCACCGCGACCCTGACGCGCCGGTGCGGCTGATCGCCGATCGGGTGGTCGAGGAGCCGCCGCGCGAGACCCCCGAAGAGGACTATGTTCAATGGGCCCTTGAGGTCTGCGCACGCCACGGCGTGCGCCTGTTTGTGCCGTCGCGCCATGCGGCGGCCATCGCACGCGCCCGCGCGAATTTCGAGGCGATCGGGGTGCGCCTGCAGCTTGCCCCGGCCGAGGCGCTGAGCGGTTGCCGTACTGGTCGGCAATGCTGGGGCTCGGCTTGGCCAAGGCAAACGAGGTGCCGGTACCGTGCGCCGGCGCAAGGGTCGCCTCGGTGAACCAGATGCTGATCTGGCCTGACGGGCATCCCATCGGCTAGTGGAGCCGTGCGGAGATCCCCGGAGCGTCCGAGATCCATGGAAATGCGCCTGCTGCTCGGTATCGTCATGCTCGGGCTCGTCGGCACGGGCGAAATGCCACATCAAGACCAGGTCGCGCACAAACGGGCAGGCCACGAGTTCGGCATAGGCACCGGCAAACGCCTCCGGTTCAAACCCCATCAGATGCCACATGCCTGACGCGTTTTAGAAGCGTACACTCGGGCTTATGTGCTCGCCGGGAGCGGCGATGCGCGACAAATCCGGAGTCGACGTCGCGCGATGTCGAGATCCGAATGCCCCGGCCCCACCTGTCCACTTAGAGGCCAGGGAGGGGCGGTGTCTATGGAGCCATCACTCATGTGCGATACCTGCGGCTGCAATATCACCCCCGGCAACGAGCATCTGGTCCGGGCAGACGGCAAGCACGCCAAGACCGCCGACGGCCGTGCGGCGGTGACCGTGCTTCAAGCCCTGCTCTCCGAGAACGATCACGAGGCGGCCCACAATCGGGAGTATTTCGATCGTCATCAGGTGCTGGCGTTGAATCTCATGTCCTCGCCCGGTGCCGGCAAGACGAGCCTGTTGGAACGGACCATCGACGCCTTTGCGGGTCAGGTACGCATCGCCGTGATCGAGGGCGATCTCGAGACCGAGAACGACGCCGAGCGCATTCGCGCCAAGGGTGTCCCGGCGGTGCAGATCTCCACCGGCAGCGCGTGCCATCTGGATGCCCACATGGTGCACGACGCCCTGCATCGGTTGGATCTCAACGAGGTCGACATCCTCTTCATCGAGAACGTCGGCAACCTGGTTTGCCCGGCCAGCTTCGATCTCGGGCAGCACCGCAACGTCACGCTCCTGTCCGTACCGGAGGGCGACGACAAGCCCGCGAAATACCCGGTCATGTTCCGCGCGGCGGACCTGGTGCTCTGCACCAAGTCGGATCTGCTCACCGTCCTGCCCGAATTCTCGGTCGAGCGTGCGGAACACCATCTGCGCCAGCTTGCCAGCGTGGTGCCGTTCGAGTCGGTCTCCACTCGCGGCGAGGGCGACATCGAGCCTTGGCTCCACTGGCTGAGCGACGAGCTCGCGGCCCAACGCGCGCGGCTCGAGCTCGGGCGCACCATTCGCCCCTCGGTCCAGCCGGACGGGGCTCGGCTGCAGGGTCATGCGGCGGACGGACACACCCATGACCATCATCACGGCCATCGCCACGCGCATGATCATGGCCATGAGCACGACCATACTCACCATCATCACACGCACGCCCACGAGCAGGACTGAGACTCTTGCGACGCCTTGCCGTTGGGTGTAATTAATGGCCGGGTCGCCGTCGGCAGACGGCGACTCGCGAAGATTTCCGAATGCGCGACACGAGAGAAATCACACCAACCCTGGAGGAACCCCGATGCCGATCAAACCGATTAGGACCCTGTCCGCCGTGTCACTCGCCGCCCTGGCTGCGCTGACCGTCTACGCCCCCGTGAGCCAAGCCTTCAATTTCGGAAATATGATGAATCCAGGCCGCTGGATGGGCGGCGACCGCTACAACGACTACGACGAGGGCTATTACGGTGGTCCTTACGGCGGTCCGGGTTTCGGTTACCCCTATGGCGGTTACGCACCGGGATACGGCGCGCCCGGATATGCGGCCCCCGGTTACGGGGCGCCTGCCCCGGGCTATGCCGCACCCGGCTACCCGGTCGCTCCCGCCGCAGCCCCCGGATTCGCGCCTGCTCCGGTCCAGGCGCCTGCCGCGGGTGCGGCCCCCGTCGACAGCGCCGAGGTCAAGGCCCTCAAGCGGCGCGTCGAGGAGCTCGAGGCGGCGCAGCAGCAGCGGTCCGCTCCACCGCCGGCACCGCCTGCAGGTGATTGGCCGTCCGCACCGGCCTTCCGCCCGATGAACCAATACTGACGCACCGGCGATTCGACACCTTGTCGGTCACGACCCCGCCGTCCGGCGGGGTTTTGCCGCTCGCGCGGGACGGTGTTCCGATCCGTGCTCTGCGTTGCGAGACGGCACATCCAGAGGAGATTCAGACGCATGTTAGAACTCAAGCGCGGCCTCGCCGGACTGCTGTTGGCCGGCGGGCTCCTGTCCCAAGCCGCCTTCGGCGGCGGATATGGCGTCTACACCAGTGACTCCGAGTTCGCAGACGTGCTCGAAGGGCTCAAGATGGCGATCCAAGAGCGCGGCATGTACATCAACAACGTGATGAACATGGGCGAGATGCTGGAACGCACCGGCAAGGATCTCGGCACGGATACGCCGCTCTACGCGCAAGCCGAGTCCATCGAGTTCTGCAGTTCCGTGCTCTCGCGCGAGATGAGCACCGAGAACCCGGTCCATGTGGTGAATTGCCCCTTCATCATCGCCGTCTACACATTGCCCGAGGAGACCGGGACGACCTATGTCGCCCACCGCGAGATCCCGGCCGATCAGGTCGAATCCAGTCCGGCGATGGCCAAGGTCGCGGACATGCTCAAGGCGATCTCGGAGGCCGCCGTCTCCTGGTAGATGGTAGGATGACGGCCGTCGGATCGACTGCCGGAACGCACGCACTGGACATCCTCCTCCGCTACTTCCCTCGCGCCCTCCATGTCCTGCGCACGGAGGGCGTCGCCGTCCTGCTGCGCAAGCTCAAGCGCCGCCTCGGCACCACGCCGCTGCGTGTGGCCGACCCGCCGCGTCTGCTCGCGCTCGCCGAGCCCTTCGCGCCGGTCGACCTGACGCCGCCCGGTGCGCCGCTGGTCTCGGTGGTGATCCCGGTCCACAACCAGTTCAGCTACACCCATCACTGTCTCGCCGCGCTGGCTCATGTCGGCGCCGGACGGCCCTTCGAGGTGATCGTCGTGGACGACTGCTCGAGCGACGGGACCGTCGAGCGACTCGCGCCTTACCCCGGTCTGCGCCTGATCCGCAACCCCGAGAATCTCGGGTTCGTCGGATCCTGCAATCGCGGGGCCGAGGCCGCGCAGGGTACCTATCTGGTCTTCCTGAACAACGACACCCAGGTCCAACCCGGCTGGCTGGACGCGCTGATCGACACCTTCGAGGATGCGCCGGACGCCGGCATCGTCGGCAGCCGCCTGCTCTATCCGGACGGTCGTCAGCAGGAGGCCGGGGCCATCCTCTTTGCCGACGGCACGGCCTGGAACTACGGCCACCTCGACGCCCCGGACAAGCCCCAATACAGCTATCGACGCGCCGTCGACTATTGCTCGGGTGCCGCGCTCGCCATCGAGACGGCGCTCTTCAGGCGTCTCGGCGGCTTCGACAGCGCATTCGCACCCGCCTATTACGAGGATGCCGATCTGGCCTTCCGCGTGCGTGCGGCCGGACGCGCGGTCTACTACCAGCCGCTATCCCGTGTCCTGCACTTCGAGGGGATCAGCGCCGGGCGCGACGAGCAGGCCGCGACCGGGCTGAAGCGGTATCAGCGGATCAACGCCGAGACCTTCCGGAGGCGTTGGGCCGAGGTCTTGGCCGGCTTCGGCGAGCGCGGCGAGGACCTGGAGCAGGCGAAGGAACGCGACGTGCGACGCCGCGTCCTGGTGGTCGACAATTACATGGTTACCCCGGATCGCGAGTCCGGCTCGGTGCGGATGCGCAATCTGTTCCTCATCCTGCAAGGGCTCGGCTTCAAGGTGACCTTTGCCGCCGCCAACTTGGAGGCACCCGAGCCCTATGTCGCCGACCTGCAACGCATCGGTATCGAGGTGCTCTACCGGCCCTACGTGCGCCGGATCCGCGACCATCTCGCCAGCCGCGGCACCGACTACGACCTGGTGATCCTGAGCCGTGCCGACGCCGCGGCGGCCACACTCGACGCCGCCCGGACCCATTGCACCAAGGCACGCATCGTCTTCGATACGGTCGATCTGCACTTCCTGCGCGAGCGGCGACTCGCGCAGCTCCAAGGTGATCGCGCGACCCTTCGCGTCGCCGAGCGGCGCAAGGCGCAGGAGCTGGACCTCATGCGTCGGGCCGATCTGACCTTCGTGGTGAGCGAGGCCGAGCGCGACATCCTGGCTGTGGAGGCGCCGGATGTCCGGGTCCATGTCGTTTCGAACATCCATCGGGTCTTCGGCTCGGCCACGCCATTCGAGGCGCGGCGCGGCATCTTTTTCATCGGCTCCTTCGCACACCCGCCGAACACCGACGCCGTCCTCTTTCTCTGTCGCGAGATCATGCCCTTGCTGCGCGCGCGCGCCCCGGACATCCGGCTCAGCGTCATCGGCGCGGATCCGCCGCGCGAGGTCCTCGCCTGCGCCGGGCCGGACATCGAGATCGCGGGGCATGTCCCGGATGTCGAGCCTTTCTTCGCCGGGTGCCGTGTCTCGGTCGCGCCCCTGCGCTACGGCGCGGGTGTGAAGGGCAAGATCAACCAGAGTCTGGCCCACGGGCTCCCCGTCGTCGCAACCTGCGTCGCCGCGGAGGGCATGCACCTGGTCGACGGCGAGTCGGTCCTGATCGCAGACGACGCGCCCGCCTTCGCCGAGGCGATCGCGCGGCTCGATCGGGATCCGCTGCTCTGGATGCGTCTCTCCGACGGAGGCATCCGGGTGATGGAGACCCATTTCGGCTTCGCCGCCGCCGAGCAGGCGCTGCGCGCGGCGCTCGATCTGGAGGCGAACGCATGAGCACGGACGCAGCGGTCCCCGCCGTCGGCGTGATCGTCGTCAACTACAACGCCGGCGACCTGCTGACCGAGTGTGTCGGGGCGGTGCTCGGATCGGAGGTGCCGGTCGAGGTCGTCGTGAGCGACAACGGGTCGGACGACGGGAGTCTCGAGCAACTGCGCGCGCTGTTCGGCGCGGATCCGCGCCTGCGCATCCTCGAAAACCGGGCCAATCTGGGCTTCGCTGCGGCCAACAATCGCGGATTGCCGCTGGTCCGGGCCGATCGTCTGCTGTTTCTGAATCCGGACTGTCTGGTCGGCCCCGACACCCTGGGGCGGATGCTCGCCTTCATGGACAGCCGCCCGGATGTCGGTATGGCCGGCTGCATCGTGCGCAACCCGGACGGGAGCGAGCAGGTGGCCAGCCGCCGCGCGATTCCGGACCCCTGGATCGCGCTCAAGCGCATCCTGCGGCTCGATCGGCTCCTGCCCAATCTGGGCGGACGCAGCCTGAACCTCCATCATGAGCGGCTGCCCGCCGAGCCGGTCGAGGTCGAGGCGATCTCGGGCTCCTTCATGCTGGTGAGCCGGCGCGCGCTCGAGGTGGTCGGGCCGCTCGACGAGGGTTATTTTCTGCACTGCGAGGATCTCGACTGGTTCGTGCGGTTTCGACAGGGCGGTTGGACGATCGCGCTCGTCCCGGATGTCAGCGTCATCCATCATAAGGGCGCATGCAGCCGACGCAGCCCCCTGCTGGTCGAACGCCACAAACATCGCGGGATGGAGCGCTTCTATCGCAAGTTCCAGGCGCAGGGGTATCCGACGCTCTTCAATGGGTTGGTCATCTTCGGCATCCGGGCCCACTTTTGGAGCCGGGTCCTCGTCGACACCCTGAGCCGGATGTTCGGTCGGTCCAGATCGGGGAAGGCGGAGTGATCATGGATCAAGACGCAAACACCCCGCTCGGATCGATCCTGGTGACCGGGGCGACCGGCAAGGTGGGCCGACGGCTGGTCGCGGAGCTGCTGCGGACCGGCCAGCGGGTGGCGATCGTCACGCGATCCTCGGATGCGGCGCAGACACTCTGGCCGGGGCCGGGGCCGGAGATCCGCGCCGCGGACCTGACCGACCCGTCGAGCCTCGGATCGGTCTGCGACGGCATCGACACCCTGTTGCACCTCGCGAGCTATTCGCCGCGTCCGGACGAGCCGGACATCTACGAGGCACCCTCCCACTGGCCGGTGACCGCCGAGGGGACCGCCAATCTGATGGTCCGCGTCGAGCCGTCCGGGATTCGGCGGGTGATCTATCTCAGCAGCATCAAGGCAATGGGCGATCGAGCCGGCGCGCTCGGGCGGCCAGCGGACGAGTCGGTTGTCCCGGCACCGAACAGCCTCTACGGTCGCGCCAAGCTGGCCGCGGAGCGCAGCGTCCTGGAGCTCGGACGCACAACCGGTCGACACACCGCTGTTCTGCGCCTTCCGATGGTCTACGGGCTCGGGGACAGCGGCAACATCGCCCGCATGGTCAAGGCGGTCGCCGCGGGGCACTTCCCGCCCTGGCCCCGAATCGAAAACCATCGCGCCGCGATCCATGTCGAGGACGCCGTCGCCGCCGCGATCTTGGTGGCCGGCCGGCCCGAGACGGCCGGCGAGGTCTACCTGGTCACCGACGGCCGAGACTATTCCACCCGTTGGCTCTACGAGCAGAGCCTGCTCGCACTCGGCCGACCCGTGCCGCGCTGGACCATCCCGCTCCCGGTCCTGCGCCTCGCGGCCGGTATCGGCACGCTCGGCGAACGCCTGAGCCGGCGGCGCATGCCGCTCACCCTGGACGGGCTCGGCAAGCTCACGGGAGATGCCTGGTTCTCGTCGGCCAAGCTGGAGCAGGCTTTGGGCTTCCGCGCGCGTCACACGCTCGAGACCGAGATCCCGCATCTGGCGAGGGCACTGGCTCAGATGCCCCGCGCCGGGGCCTGAGGGGATCGCTCGGAAGGGACGGAGACAGCCGACTTGGCCGCGCGAGACCGGCAGCCGGAGAGGCTATCCGCCGGAATCGCCCGTCGTCTCGGGCATGACCTGCTCGAGCACTTGTGCCACCGCACGATCGGTCAGA contains:
- the hypB gene encoding hydrogenase nickel incorporation protein HypB, which gives rise to MCDTCGCNITPGNEHLVRADGKHAKTADGRAAVTVLQALLSENDHEAAHNREYFDRHQVLALNLMSSPGAGKTSLLERTIDAFAGQVRIAVIEGDLETENDAERIRAKGVPAVQISTGSACHLDAHMVHDALHRLDLNEVDILFIENVGNLVCPASFDLGQHRNVTLLSVPEGDDKPAKYPVMFRAADLVLCTKSDLLTVLPEFSVERAEHHLRQLASVVPFESVSTRGEGDIEPWLHWLSDELAAQRARLELGRTIRPSVQPDGARLQGHAADGHTHDHHHGHRHAHDHGHEHDHTHHHHTHAHEQD
- a CDS encoding HpcH/HpaI aldolase/citrate lyase family protein codes for the protein MIRTQTDIALPALPARSHPYLSLGASLYMPATRRDVRELLRGHKLPGLRSLVLCTEDAVHPDSVGEALANLRRVLPGLGERGPLRFIRPRSPEVLAEILDMPGSTNLDGVCLPKVDVNNIGAFLEVLEQAPQLLIMPIIETEVAFCDTALQALRRRLDTVRERVACVRIGGNDLLQILGMKRPAHLTAYDTPLGLVIDRLIIALRPHGYALSAPVFEHIDRPEVLERELVLDVARGLFAKTAIHPTQTALIEAAYRVAPDEAALAEAILDPRAAAVFRFAGQMAETATHGRWAQQTLARRDAYAADPEMPA
- a CDS encoding glycosyltransferase — encoded protein: MTAVGSTAGTHALDILLRYFPRALHVLRTEGVAVLLRKLKRRLGTTPLRVADPPRLLALAEPFAPVDLTPPGAPLVSVVIPVHNQFSYTHHCLAALAHVGAGRPFEVIVVDDCSSDGTVERLAPYPGLRLIRNPENLGFVGSCNRGAEAAQGTYLVFLNNDTQVQPGWLDALIDTFEDAPDAGIVGSRLLYPDGRQQEAGAILFADGTAWNYGHLDAPDKPQYSYRRAVDYCSGAALAIETALFRRLGGFDSAFAPAYYEDADLAFRVRAAGRAVYYQPLSRVLHFEGISAGRDEQAATGLKRYQRINAETFRRRWAEVLAGFGERGEDLEQAKERDVRRRVLVVDNYMVTPDRESGSVRMRNLFLILQGLGFKVTFAAANLEAPEPYVADLQRIGIEVLYRPYVRRIRDHLASRGTDYDLVILSRADAAAATLDAARTHCTKARIVFDTVDLHFLRERRLAQLQGDRATLRVAERRKAQELDLMRRADLTFVVSEAERDILAVEAPDVRVHVVSNIHRVFGSATPFEARRGIFFIGSFAHPPNTDAVLFLCREIMPLLRARAPDIRLSVIGADPPREVLACAGPDIEIAGHVPDVEPFFAGCRVSVAPLRYGAGVKGKINQSLAHGLPVVATCVAAEGMHLVDGESVLIADDAPAFAEAIARLDRDPLLWMRLSDGGIRVMETHFGFAAAEQALRAALDLEANA
- a CDS encoding NAD-dependent epimerase/dehydratase family protein, coding for MDQDANTPLGSILVTGATGKVGRRLVAELLRTGQRVAIVTRSSDAAQTLWPGPGPEIRAADLTDPSSLGSVCDGIDTLLHLASYSPRPDEPDIYEAPSHWPVTAEGTANLMVRVEPSGIRRVIYLSSIKAMGDRAGALGRPADESVVPAPNSLYGRAKLAAERSVLELGRTTGRHTAVLRLPMVYGLGDSGNIARMVKAVAAGHFPPWPRIENHRAAIHVEDAVAAAILVAGRPETAGEVYLVTDGRDYSTRWLYEQSLLALGRPVPRWTIPLPVLRLAAGIGTLGERLSRRRMPLTLDGLGKLTGDAWFSSAKLEQALGFRARHTLETEIPHLARALAQMPRAGA
- a CDS encoding glycosyltransferase family 2 protein, coding for MSTDAAVPAVGVIVVNYNAGDLLTECVGAVLGSEVPVEVVVSDNGSDDGSLEQLRALFGADPRLRILENRANLGFAAANNRGLPLVRADRLLFLNPDCLVGPDTLGRMLAFMDSRPDVGMAGCIVRNPDGSEQVASRRAIPDPWIALKRILRLDRLLPNLGGRSLNLHHERLPAEPVEVEAISGSFMLVSRRALEVVGPLDEGYFLHCEDLDWFVRFRQGGWTIALVPDVSVIHHKGACSRRSPLLVERHKHRGMERFYRKFQAQGYPTLFNGLVIFGIRAHFWSRVLVDTLSRMFGRSRSGKAE
- a CDS encoding DUF302 domain-containing protein; this translates as MLELKRGLAGLLLAGGLLSQAAFGGGYGVYTSDSEFADVLEGLKMAIQERGMYINNVMNMGEMLERTGKDLGTDTPLYAQAESIEFCSSVLSREMSTENPVHVVNCPFIIAVYTLPEETGTTYVAHREIPADQVESSPAMAKVADMLKAISEAAVSW
- a CDS encoding cysteine protease StiP family protein; the protein is MSTWDQPPAGAPKQPFSGSYQLDDCQFLLKPLHLEPIALREKERLIQSGERHYSEMLSEEAPPTATYLELFRALTLTYAERLGQDIVSLAAHIGATRTAPVTIVSLARAGTPVGALLQRALIRQGSAQPRHYSVSIIRDRGIDNNALRHILRVDARPPAGLVFVDGWTAKGVITRELRAAITRWNHANPEQLDPRLYVLSDIGGSADVAATEEDYAIPSGILNATVSGLVSRSLLNAQIGPHEFHGCVYYQAFEPLDQSRWFLDQVSRTFARAHARPLRSQPREQRARATRDWLRRCMAQHAITDLNLVKPGIAEATRVLLRRIPDRLIVRDPGAADLQHLMALAESRAVAVEIDPTLPFQAAALIRSCRDRPASASAASREEP